In a genomic window of Curtobacterium sp. MCBD17_035:
- a CDS encoding FAD-dependent oxidoreductase, with amino-acid sequence MSDPSTPLTTAAPLAVTTTPWSLGPITLPHRVVMGSMHTGLEVHDDGGAGMAAFYRERAAGGAALLITGGIAVNDEARGGPDFAVFGVGDTDDRFRTAVDAVHAEGGAVLAQLFHAGRYALVAGLTDRNGAPQRAVAPSPLPWAAARGVVPEALTHDEVLRTIEDFADAARAARDIGFDGVEIMASEGYLVNQFCSPLTNQRDDAWGGDPERRRRFAVEVARAVRSAVPDLAVTIRLSGVDLMPGSSSPEDVDALVRDLLPTGIDGISVGVGWHESRVPTVQAAVPHGVWLSYVERIARVVRSSDRPDVRVLASNRMTDLRDVEAVLERGLVDAVALARPFLADPSIVGTSLRGRFDLVTTCIGCNQACLDRSIVGQPVSCLVNPRAAREVAFPVRPTAEPKRIDVVGGGPAGLAAAVDAARRGHRVRLWERADELGGQFGLASRIPGKEDYAGPVRSAHAELVERGAEVLLGRTATAADLADSDGVVLASGVVPRTVTIPGADLPHVVTYEQALRHGVPAGSVAVIGGGGIGVDTAAFLVESPDESRRAAEFDERWGLDGFDGLVGDLPQREPAADRTLRPGPDVTVLRRSGKFGQGVGITSRWVALGRLRDAGVRFIGGVREYVGIEPGVLRILDEDGTPVAVPADTVVLCAGQEASSDLASELAATGVPFAVVGGARDARSVDAVRATTEALEAVRRLAP; translated from the coding sequence ATGTCCGACCCGTCGACACCGCTGACGACCGCCGCACCGCTCGCCGTCACCACGACCCCGTGGTCGCTCGGTCCGATCACGTTGCCGCATCGTGTCGTGATGGGCAGCATGCACACCGGACTCGAGGTGCACGACGACGGTGGCGCCGGCATGGCCGCGTTCTACCGGGAGCGAGCCGCCGGGGGAGCGGCGCTGCTCATCACCGGCGGCATCGCGGTCAACGACGAGGCGCGCGGCGGCCCGGACTTCGCGGTGTTCGGGGTGGGGGACACCGACGACCGCTTCCGCACCGCCGTCGACGCCGTGCATGCGGAGGGCGGCGCAGTCCTCGCCCAGCTCTTCCACGCTGGTCGCTACGCCCTGGTCGCCGGGCTCACGGACCGGAACGGTGCGCCGCAGCGCGCCGTCGCGCCGTCGCCCCTGCCGTGGGCGGCCGCGCGCGGTGTCGTGCCCGAGGCGCTGACCCACGACGAGGTCCTCCGGACGATCGAGGACTTCGCCGACGCGGCCCGGGCCGCTCGGGACATCGGGTTCGACGGCGTCGAGATCATGGCGTCCGAGGGCTACCTCGTCAACCAGTTCTGCTCGCCGCTCACGAACCAGCGGGACGACGCATGGGGTGGCGACCCCGAGCGTCGGCGGCGGTTCGCCGTGGAGGTCGCGCGCGCCGTCCGCAGCGCGGTACCGGACCTCGCGGTGACGATCCGCCTGTCCGGGGTCGACCTCATGCCCGGGTCGTCGTCGCCGGAGGACGTCGACGCACTCGTCCGCGACCTGCTGCCGACCGGGATCGACGGCATCAGCGTCGGGGTCGGCTGGCACGAGTCCCGGGTACCGACCGTGCAGGCCGCCGTGCCGCACGGTGTTTGGCTGTCGTACGTCGAACGCATCGCGCGCGTCGTGCGCTCCTCCGACCGCCCGGACGTCCGGGTGCTGGCGTCGAACCGCATGACCGACCTCCGCGACGTCGAGGCGGTCCTCGAACGCGGGCTCGTCGATGCGGTGGCCCTCGCCCGCCCGTTCCTCGCCGATCCGTCCATCGTCGGCACGAGCCTCCGCGGCCGGTTCGACCTGGTCACGACGTGCATCGGCTGCAACCAGGCGTGCCTCGACCGGTCGATCGTCGGTCAGCCGGTGTCGTGCCTCGTGAACCCGCGGGCCGCTCGTGAGGTCGCGTTCCCGGTCCGTCCGACCGCCGAGCCGAAGCGGATCGACGTCGTCGGCGGGGGACCGGCGGGTCTCGCGGCGGCCGTCGACGCGGCGCGTCGCGGGCACCGGGTGCGACTCTGGGAGCGCGCGGACGAGCTCGGCGGGCAGTTCGGGCTCGCCTCCCGCATCCCCGGGAAAGAGGACTACGCCGGTCCGGTCCGGTCCGCGCACGCGGAACTCGTCGAGCGCGGCGCGGAGGTCCTGCTCGGCCGGACCGCCACCGCCGCCGACCTCGCCGACAGCGACGGCGTCGTGCTCGCCTCCGGCGTCGTGCCCCGCACGGTGACGATCCCCGGAGCGGACCTGCCGCACGTCGTCACGTACGAGCAGGCGCTCCGGCACGGCGTTCCCGCGGGCAGCGTGGCCGTGATCGGCGGCGGTGGGATCGGTGTCGACACGGCCGCGTTCCTCGTGGAGTCCCCCGACGAGTCGCGTCGGGCCGCGGAGTTCGACGAGCGCTGGGGGCTCGACGGCTTCGACGGGCTCGTCGGTGACCTGCCGCAGCGCGAACCCGCCGCTGACCGCACGCTCCGGCCGGGGCCCGACGTGACCGTGCTCCGCCGCTCCGGCAAGTTCGGACAGGGTGTGGGGATCACCTCGCGCTGGGTCGCGCTCGGCCGTCTCCGGGACGCGGGGGTCCGCTTCATCGGAGGCGTGCGCGAGTACGTGGGGATCGAGCCCGGGGTGCTCCGGATCCTCGACGAGGACGGCACACCGGTCGCCGTGCCCGCGGACACGGTGGTGCTCTGCGCCGGGCAGGAGGCGTCGAGCGACCTGGCGTCGGAACTCGCGGCGACCGGGGTGCCGTTCGCGGTCGTCGGCGGTGCGCGGGACGCCCGTTCGGTGGACGCGGTCCGCGCGACCACGGAGGCGCTCGAAGCGGTCCGGCGGCTCGCTCCCTGA
- a CDS encoding SDR family oxidoreductase — MADTTSAPVAVITGASRGIGRLLAKKLGARGVTVVVTYKGNADLAEESLADVKAAGGDGITAQVDIEQPESIDALFDVVRDTYGRLDYFVANAAASAFKAVKELKLHHLDRSYATNARSFVLGAQRAAELMDDGGRIVVVTSYGSLRAFPTYAALGAAKAMTESYMKYMAVEFGPRQITVNAVNGGLIDTDSLDYFYSNVPGQAPMHTVLEKLPLQRPGTPDDMADAVDFLLSDKASYITGQVLSVDGGLTVIAPPFWSDTTSPLRDAVLPE; from the coding sequence GTGGCCGACACCACCAGTGCACCCGTCGCCGTCATCACCGGCGCATCCCGCGGCATCGGCCGCCTGCTCGCGAAGAAGCTCGGCGCGCGCGGCGTCACCGTCGTCGTGACCTACAAGGGCAACGCCGACCTGGCCGAGGAGTCGCTCGCCGACGTCAAGGCCGCCGGTGGTGACGGCATCACCGCCCAGGTCGACATCGAGCAGCCCGAGTCCATCGACGCGCTCTTCGACGTCGTCCGCGACACCTACGGACGGCTCGACTACTTCGTGGCGAACGCGGCAGCCAGCGCGTTCAAGGCCGTCAAGGAGCTGAAGCTCCACCACCTCGACCGCAGCTACGCGACCAACGCGCGGTCGTTCGTGCTCGGCGCCCAGCGCGCGGCGGAGCTCATGGACGACGGCGGTCGGATCGTCGTCGTCACGTCCTACGGCTCGCTGCGGGCGTTCCCCACGTACGCCGCGCTCGGCGCCGCGAAGGCGATGACCGAGTCCTACATGAAGTACATGGCGGTCGAGTTCGGTCCGCGGCAGATCACCGTCAACGCGGTCAACGGCGGACTCATCGACACCGACTCGCTCGACTACTTCTACTCGAACGTCCCCGGTCAGGCCCCGATGCACACCGTGCTCGAGAAGCTGCCGCTGCAGCGGCCCGGCACCCCGGACGACATGGCGGACGCGGTCGACTTCCTGCTCTCGGACAAGGCGTCCTACATCACCGGACAGGTGCTGTCGGTCGACGGTGGGCTCACCGTCATCGCGCCGCCCTTCTGGTCGGACACGACGTCGCCGCTGCGCGACGCCGTCCTGCCGGAGTAG
- a CDS encoding acyl-CoA dehydrogenase family protein, with product MTQVTETVAPFDEDAFQQLKAEVDAWVRGPGEDYANEIERTGQVPPQVLVDLRERGWLGLAAPVELGGRGIPFPRYLEIMEIISRSHGSIRMLVHVINGTWRAMAPYATPEQLEEVVKPSIAGDTLVAFTLTEATAGTGADIRTTVRREGDTYVMNGEKHLITFGVKCDYWLLAARLEGSTGQEGTVAFLMPNSGLPGAEVIDDSDTMGIRGTDHAILKFHDVPVPVSARLGEEGQGLEVALGGFLLPSRVSVAMSAVGLAERANELAVEYANTRETFGKKLSSRQAIQFYLAENYADIAAARALVYEAARAYEEGRPDAGTLSSASKMVAVDMLARVTDKALQVHGGSGYWKRNTIERVYRDARAQRFEEGTNEIQKLVVGRAVVTGQARF from the coding sequence ATGACGCAGGTGACCGAGACCGTGGCCCCGTTCGACGAGGACGCGTTCCAGCAGCTCAAGGCCGAGGTGGACGCGTGGGTGCGCGGCCCCGGCGAGGACTACGCGAACGAGATCGAGCGCACCGGGCAGGTCCCCCCGCAGGTCCTCGTGGACCTGCGCGAGCGTGGGTGGCTGGGCCTGGCGGCGCCCGTCGAGCTCGGCGGTCGTGGGATCCCGTTCCCGCGCTACCTCGAGATCATGGAGATCATCTCGCGCTCCCACGGCTCGATCCGCATGCTCGTGCACGTCATCAACGGCACGTGGCGCGCCATGGCGCCGTACGCGACTCCGGAGCAGCTCGAAGAGGTCGTCAAGCCGTCGATCGCCGGTGACACGCTCGTGGCGTTCACGCTGACCGAAGCGACCGCGGGTACCGGTGCGGACATCCGCACGACCGTCCGGCGCGAGGGTGACACCTACGTCATGAACGGCGAGAAGCACCTCATCACGTTCGGCGTGAAGTGCGACTACTGGCTGCTGGCGGCGCGGCTCGAGGGGTCGACGGGCCAGGAGGGCACGGTCGCGTTCCTCATGCCGAACTCGGGTCTGCCGGGTGCCGAGGTGATCGACGACTCGGACACCATGGGCATCCGGGGCACCGACCACGCCATCCTCAAGTTCCACGACGTCCCGGTGCCGGTGTCCGCGCGCCTCGGCGAGGAGGGCCAGGGGCTCGAGGTCGCGCTCGGCGGGTTCCTCCTGCCGAGCCGCGTGTCGGTCGCGATGAGCGCCGTCGGTCTGGCCGAGCGTGCGAACGAACTGGCTGTCGAGTACGCGAACACCCGCGAGACCTTCGGCAAGAAGCTGAGCAGTCGACAGGCGATCCAGTTCTACCTCGCCGAGAACTACGCGGACATCGCGGCCGCGCGGGCCCTGGTGTACGAGGCCGCCCGCGCCTACGAGGAGGGCCGCCCCGACGCGGGAACGCTCTCGAGCGCGTCGAAGATGGTCGCCGTGGACATGCTCGCGCGGGTCACCGACAAGGCCCTGCAGGTGCACGGCGGATCCGGCTACTGGAAGCGCAACACCATCGAGCGCGTGTACCGCGACGCCCGTGCGCAGCGCTTCGAGGAGGGCACGAACGAGATCCAGAAGCTCGTGGTCGGCCGCGCGGTCGTCACCGGGCAGGCGCGATTCTGA
- a CDS encoding DUF2207 domain-containing protein: MRTASSTTTCAAISNPSTPGQLAPAGLASTVVGRSPGRRLDPEALMRWLLTIAIIVGIVLLVVGLLGAALRILLWIGIVVLVIAVIGWLVRLVTGRRA, translated from the coding sequence ATGCGCACCGCCTCGTCCACGACCACCTGCGCGGCGATCTCGAACCCTTCTACTCCCGGACAGCTCGCGCCCGCGGGGCTAGCGTCGACGGTGGTCGGGCGGTCGCCCGGCCGTCGGCTCGACCCGGAGGCTCTCATGCGCTGGCTCCTCACCATCGCGATCATCGTCGGCATCGTCCTGCTGGTCGTCGGTCTGCTCGGCGCAGCCCTGCGCATCCTGCTCTGGATCGGGATCGTCGTGCTCGTGATCGCGGTGATCGGGTGGTTGGTGCGCCTCGTCACCGGTCGTCGCGCCTGA
- the ffh gene encoding signal recognition particle protein — MAQFGTLSDRLTETFRNLRSKGRLTPSDVDGTVREIRRALLDADVALEVVKSFTASVRERALSDEVNKALNPAQQVVQIVNEELVGILGGQQRRLEFAKRPPTVIMLAGLQGAGKTTLAGKLGKWLKKDGHTPMLVAADLQRPNAVTQLQVVGEQAGVEVYAPEPGNGVGDPVKVAKNAMKVAVDRQFDTVIVDTAGRLGVDAELMKQAANIRKAVDPDEVLFVIDAMIGQDAVATARAFQEGVDFTGVVLSKLDGDARGGAALSVASITGRPIMFASTGENLDDFEPFHPDRMASRILDLGDVLSLIEQAQQAFDEDEARKVAEKIATDSFTLDDFLKQMQQLRKAGSIKSMLGMLPGAKGMREALDSFDEREIVRTEAIIQSMTPQERALPKILNRSRRLRIARGAGSTVTEVNQLVNRFEQAAKMMKTVAKGGVPQVPGMGPVPGASYAGKRQQPKKKGSKAGNPAKRAAQNAAIASGPQAPTAPTGGGFGLGGAKNPKAPTEEEMAALGKFLNR, encoded by the coding sequence ATGGCGCAATTCGGCACACTCTCCGATCGGCTCACCGAGACCTTCCGCAACCTGCGGTCCAAGGGTCGACTCACCCCGTCCGACGTCGACGGCACCGTCCGCGAGATCCGGCGTGCCCTGCTCGACGCCGACGTGGCGCTCGAGGTCGTCAAGTCGTTCACGGCGTCGGTCCGCGAACGCGCCTTGTCGGACGAGGTCAACAAGGCGCTGAACCCGGCCCAGCAGGTCGTCCAGATCGTCAACGAGGAACTCGTCGGGATCCTCGGCGGCCAGCAGCGCCGCCTCGAGTTCGCGAAGCGCCCGCCGACGGTCATCATGCTCGCGGGCCTCCAGGGCGCGGGCAAGACGACGCTCGCCGGCAAGCTCGGCAAGTGGCTCAAGAAGGACGGCCACACCCCGATGCTCGTCGCCGCGGACCTGCAGCGGCCGAACGCGGTCACGCAGCTCCAGGTGGTCGGCGAGCAGGCCGGCGTCGAGGTCTACGCGCCGGAACCGGGCAACGGCGTCGGGGACCCGGTCAAGGTCGCCAAGAACGCGATGAAGGTCGCGGTGGACCGGCAGTTCGACACCGTCATCGTCGACACCGCCGGGCGGCTCGGCGTCGACGCCGAGCTCATGAAGCAGGCGGCGAACATCCGCAAGGCCGTCGACCCGGACGAGGTCCTGTTCGTCATCGACGCGATGATCGGTCAGGACGCCGTGGCGACCGCGCGCGCCTTCCAAGAGGGCGTCGACTTCACCGGCGTCGTGTTGTCCAAGCTCGACGGTGACGCCCGCGGTGGTGCCGCGCTGTCGGTGGCCAGCATCACGGGCCGACCGATCATGTTCGCGTCCACGGGCGAGAACCTCGACGACTTCGAGCCGTTCCACCCCGACCGCATGGCCAGCCGCATCCTCGACCTCGGTGACGTCCTGTCGCTGATCGAGCAGGCGCAGCAGGCCTTCGACGAGGACGAAGCCCGCAAGGTCGCCGAGAAGATCGCGACCGACTCGTTCACGCTCGACGACTTCCTCAAGCAGATGCAGCAACTCCGCAAGGCGGGGTCGATCAAGAGCATGCTCGGCATGCTGCCCGGCGCGAAGGGCATGCGCGAGGCCCTCGACTCCTTCGACGAGCGCGAGATCGTCCGGACCGAGGCGATCATCCAGTCGATGACGCCGCAGGAGCGTGCGCTGCCGAAGATCCTCAACCGGTCCCGTCGCCTGCGGATCGCGCGCGGTGCCGGGTCGACCGTCACCGAGGTCAACCAGCTCGTGAACCGGTTCGAGCAGGCCGCGAAGATGATGAAGACGGTCGCCAAGGGCGGGGTCCCCCAGGTGCCCGGCATGGGCCCGGTTCCCGGTGCGTCCTACGCGGGCAAGCGGCAGCAGCCGAAGAAGAAGGGGTCCAAGGCGGGCAACCCGGCCAAGCGCGCTGCGCAGAACGCGGCCATCGCGTCCGGACCGCAGGCGCCGACGGCGCCGACCGGCGGTGGCTTCGGGCTCGGCGGTGCGAAGAACCCGAAGGCGCCCACCGAAGAGGAGATGGCCGCGCTCGGCAAGTTCCTGAACCGGTAG
- a CDS encoding glutamate--cysteine ligase, with translation MDIAFTSSRPSTIGIEWELPLVDRTTGDLTPRAPDVLLAVRERFGHDRVTNELLTNTVEVVSGVHDTVRDAVRDLAGIVSAVRTAADVLDTDVMCSGTHPFAQWDQQEVTPDSERYTTLIDRTRWWGRQMLIWGVHVHVGIDDREKALPILNAMLASVPHLQALTASSPYWAGVDTGYASNRALMFQQLPTAGLPPQFGAWADYEEMVDDMVRTGVVDDHTELRWDLRPSPKWGTLENRVSDGISTAHELAAVAALVQCLVTEASDRLDAGETLPTMQPWFVRENKWRAARYGMEAEIIVDAAGDERLVSDDVRDLVVRLEPVAERLGCLEELHGLDRVLEEGASYQRQLRVAAEHEDDMRAVVRSLVTELGESIDAVL, from the coding sequence ATGGACATCGCGTTCACGTCGTCACGACCGTCCACGATCGGGATCGAGTGGGAGCTGCCGCTCGTCGATCGCACCACGGGCGACCTCACGCCGCGGGCGCCCGACGTGCTCCTCGCGGTGCGCGAGCGGTTCGGACACGACCGGGTCACGAACGAGCTCCTGACGAACACCGTCGAGGTCGTCTCGGGCGTCCACGACACCGTCCGCGACGCGGTCCGCGACCTGGCCGGCATCGTGAGCGCGGTGCGCACGGCCGCTGACGTGCTCGACACCGACGTGATGTGCTCGGGTACGCACCCCTTCGCGCAGTGGGACCAGCAGGAGGTCACGCCCGACAGTGAGCGGTACACGACCCTCATCGACCGCACGCGCTGGTGGGGTCGCCAGATGCTCATCTGGGGCGTGCACGTCCACGTCGGCATCGACGACCGCGAGAAAGCCCTGCCGATCCTCAACGCGATGCTCGCGTCCGTGCCACACCTCCAGGCGCTGACGGCGTCCAGTCCCTACTGGGCCGGCGTCGACACCGGCTACGCCTCGAACCGGGCGCTCATGTTCCAGCAGCTGCCGACGGCGGGACTCCCCCCGCAGTTCGGTGCGTGGGCGGACTACGAGGAGATGGTGGACGACATGGTGCGCACCGGTGTCGTGGACGACCACACCGAGTTGCGCTGGGACCTCCGACCGTCGCCGAAGTGGGGGACGCTCGAGAACCGCGTCTCGGACGGTATCAGCACGGCGCACGAACTCGCCGCGGTCGCCGCGCTCGTGCAGTGCCTGGTGACCGAGGCGTCCGATCGGCTGGACGCCGGGGAGACCCTCCCCACCATGCAGCCCTGGTTCGTGCGCGAGAACAAATGGCGTGCGGCTCGGTACGGGATGGAGGCGGAGATCATCGTGGACGCCGCCGGTGACGAGCGCCTCGTGTCCGACGACGTCCGCGACCTCGTCGTACGACTCGAGCCCGTCGCCGAGCGCCTGGGGTGCCTCGAGGAGCTCCACGGGCTCGACCGCGTCCTCGAGGAGGGCGCGTCCTACCAGCGGCAGCTCCGCGTCGCGGCAGAGCACGAGGACGACATGCGGGCCGTCGTCCGGTCCCTGGTCACCGAACTCGGGGAGAGCATCGACGCGGTGCTGTGA
- the aroA gene encoding 3-phosphoshikimate 1-carboxyvinyltransferase: MQLVVRGTSAPLVGELDIPVSKYHAHRALVLASLAEGTSVVSGISTTRQVEWTVGTLRALGVDIVRRGNDYLVTGLGGRYVATDVVDHGSRGADGLLNMGSSGTTLYFMTGLAALADRPMTLTGMKYFQRRPIKALLTSLTQMGVELEATNDCPPITVQPRRPRGGDVSIAGTLSQWVSGLLLVAPFAEQETRIHITGGRLNEQPYVELTVAMMRQFGLTVEVSDDWLEYRVPANQRATPHDYVIPPDIGSAAFGIAAAGIRESDVLLRGMTSFRTADTDHPESEFLDLATAMGVPMRIDEETGFVRITHDGSPLRPLDIDCQPIPDLLPVLSTMATFAEGTSRLWNVAHIRLKESDRVAAMLQLNRMGGRAEQGADELRVTGVQQLTGSPMSSFNDHRVLMSLAVAASKADGVSALTYPRAYRISYPTFLEAMNSVGLDMEVGDATAALAAADSAEGFDPEDAAEDLGAVAAEETAVPAGIDAEPLVLSERVRALAESDPDGAAVIEVGGPAAVTTTWKQLQDEADQVSALLLELGVRKGESVAMQLPNWREFVAITLGAVQIGAVATPIMPVFGPRETTMTLARSRARVVFLPNVFRKRRPAIELLDVVDEAAAQNRRLAVEHVVVLRSEARGHQDTPTNLPPMPADAMDRVDASEWNWRYYDTALESVQPDTAQIRSMSPGPDDICQLLFTSGTTGEPKGVQHPHRTLGLATAMHVAQTGLGAQDRIYIPSPLAHQTGFLYGMLLAFRLGVAQVIQPVWDGRVALDQAFGAAGATFVQCATPFLTDLVDLVEAGAELPASLRIFVPTGAAVPRALAQRAATVLGSAILGAFGTSETCLGALSSPSDDPADAYGHDGRALPGIRLRIVDDEGAELPVGSEGNFELHSPTMFDGYLDRPDLTDDVFTPDGWYRTGDLARIDDKGFLSITGRVKDVINRGGEKIPVVEIENLLYQHPLVTDVAIVAMPDERLGERACAFVVSSRDDETLDFGAMQQYLEHANVSKYYWPERLEYIDELPRNAVGKVQKNVLREQAAALVAQKENS, encoded by the coding sequence ATGCAGCTGGTCGTCCGCGGGACATCCGCACCCCTCGTCGGGGAACTCGACATCCCCGTGTCCAAGTACCACGCGCATCGAGCGCTGGTCCTCGCATCACTGGCGGAGGGCACCAGCGTCGTGTCGGGCATCAGCACGACACGGCAGGTCGAGTGGACGGTCGGGACGCTGCGGGCGCTCGGCGTCGACATCGTGCGACGGGGCAACGACTACCTCGTGACGGGGCTCGGCGGTCGCTACGTCGCCACCGACGTCGTCGACCACGGCTCCCGCGGGGCGGACGGTCTGCTCAACATGGGCTCGTCCGGGACCACCCTCTACTTCATGACGGGCCTGGCCGCACTCGCCGACCGCCCGATGACGCTCACGGGCATGAAGTACTTCCAGCGGCGCCCGATCAAGGCGCTCCTGACCTCGCTCACGCAGATGGGCGTCGAACTCGAGGCGACGAACGACTGCCCGCCCATCACCGTGCAGCCCCGACGGCCGCGCGGTGGCGACGTCTCGATCGCCGGCACCCTGTCGCAGTGGGTCTCCGGACTGCTCCTGGTCGCCCCGTTCGCCGAGCAGGAGACCCGCATCCACATCACGGGCGGCCGCCTCAACGAGCAGCCCTACGTCGAGCTGACGGTCGCGATGATGCGCCAGTTCGGACTGACCGTCGAGGTCTCGGACGACTGGCTCGAGTACCGCGTGCCGGCGAACCAGCGCGCGACGCCACACGACTACGTCATCCCGCCGGACATCGGCTCGGCCGCGTTCGGGATCGCCGCCGCGGGCATCCGCGAATCGGACGTGCTCCTGCGTGGGATGACCTCGTTCCGGACTGCCGACACCGACCACCCCGAGAGCGAGTTCCTCGACCTCGCCACCGCGATGGGCGTCCCGATGCGCATCGACGAGGAGACCGGGTTCGTGCGCATCACGCACGACGGCTCGCCGCTCCGGCCACTCGACATCGACTGCCAACCGATCCCGGACCTCCTGCCCGTCCTGTCCACCATGGCGACCTTCGCCGAGGGCACGAGCCGCCTGTGGAACGTCGCGCACATCCGCCTCAAGGAGTCCGATCGCGTCGCCGCCATGCTGCAGCTGAACCGGATGGGCGGCCGCGCGGAGCAGGGCGCGGACGAGCTCCGCGTCACTGGGGTGCAGCAGCTCACCGGATCGCCGATGTCGTCGTTCAACGACCACCGCGTGCTCATGTCGCTCGCCGTCGCGGCGTCGAAGGCCGACGGCGTGTCCGCGCTCACCTACCCGAGGGCGTACCGCATCTCCTACCCGACGTTCCTCGAGGCGATGAACTCGGTCGGGCTCGACATGGAGGTCGGGGATGCCACCGCGGCGCTCGCCGCGGCCGACTCCGCCGAGGGCTTCGACCCCGAGGACGCCGCCGAGGACCTCGGCGCCGTCGCCGCCGAGGAGACCGCGGTCCCGGCGGGGATCGACGCCGAGCCGCTCGTGCTCAGCGAGCGCGTCCGGGCACTCGCCGAGTCGGACCCCGACGGAGCCGCGGTGATCGAGGTCGGCGGACCGGCCGCGGTCACGACCACGTGGAAGCAGCTCCAGGACGAGGCGGACCAGGTGTCCGCGCTCCTGCTCGAACTCGGCGTGCGCAAGGGCGAGTCGGTCGCGATGCAGCTGCCGAACTGGCGGGAGTTCGTCGCCATCACGCTCGGCGCGGTCCAGATCGGCGCCGTCGCGACCCCGATCATGCCGGTGTTCGGACCGCGTGAGACCACCATGACGCTCGCGCGGTCGCGTGCCCGTGTCGTGTTCCTGCCGAACGTGTTCCGCAAGCGCCGGCCCGCGATCGAGCTGCTCGACGTGGTGGACGAGGCCGCTGCGCAGAACCGTCGGCTCGCGGTCGAGCACGTCGTGGTCCTGCGGTCGGAGGCCCGCGGGCACCAGGACACCCCGACGAACCTGCCGCCGATGCCCGCTGACGCCATGGACCGCGTCGATGCCTCCGAGTGGAACTGGCGGTACTACGACACCGCGCTCGAGTCGGTCCAACCGGACACCGCGCAGATCCGCTCGATGTCGCCCGGTCCGGACGACATCTGCCAGCTGCTGTTCACCTCCGGGACGACGGGGGAGCCGAAGGGCGTCCAGCACCCACACCGGACGCTGGGCCTGGCCACCGCGATGCACGTCGCGCAGACCGGCCTCGGTGCCCAGGACCGCATCTACATCCCGTCGCCGCTGGCACACCAGACCGGGTTCCTCTACGGCATGCTCCTGGCGTTCCGCCTCGGCGTCGCGCAGGTGATCCAGCCCGTCTGGGACGGCCGCGTGGCGCTCGACCAGGCGTTCGGAGCGGCCGGGGCGACGTTCGTGCAGTGCGCGACGCCGTTCCTGACCGACCTCGTCGACCTCGTCGAGGCCGGGGCCGAGCTGCCCGCCTCGTTGCGGATCTTCGTGCCCACGGGCGCCGCGGTCCCACGCGCGCTCGCGCAGCGCGCCGCGACGGTGCTCGGGAGCGCGATCCTCGGCGCCTTCGGCACGAGCGAGACCTGCCTCGGCGCGCTCTCGAGCCCGAGCGACGACCCGGCGGACGCATACGGGCACGACGGGCGCGCGTTGCCGGGCATCCGCCTGCGCATCGTCGACGACGAGGGCGCCGAGCTCCCGGTGGGGAGCGAGGGCAACTTCGAGCTGCACTCGCCGACGATGTTCGACGGGTACCTCGACCGCCCCGACCTCACCGACGACGTGTTCACCCCGGACGGGTGGTACCGCACCGGCGATCTCGCGCGGATCGACGACAAGGGGTTCCTCAGCATCACCGGCCGGGTGAAGGACGTCATCAACCGCGGCGGTGAGAAGATCCCCGTGGTCGAGATCGAGAACCTGTTGTACCAGCACCCCCTCGTCACGGACGTCGCGATCGTCGCGATGCCCGACGAGCGACTCGGGGAACGTGCCTGCGCGTTCGTGGTGTCGTCGCGTGACGACGAGACCCTCGACTTCGGTGCGATGCAGCAGTACCTCGAGCACGCCAACGTGTCGAAGTACTACTGGCCGGAGCGGCTCGAGTACATCGACGAACTGCCGCGGAACGCGGTGGGCAAGGTCCAGAAGAACGTCCTGCGCGAGCAGGCCGCGGCGCTCGTCGCCCAGAAGGAGAACTCATGA